One stretch of Myxocyprinus asiaticus isolate MX2 ecotype Aquarium Trade chromosome 23, UBuf_Myxa_2, whole genome shotgun sequence DNA includes these proteins:
- the LOC127414184 gene encoding hypoxia-inducible factor 1-alpha-like isoform X3 yields the protein MVLSAEGDMVYLSENVSKCLGLLQIDLTGHSVFEFTHPCDHEELRDMLAHKTGLSKKAKEEHTDRSFLLRMKCTLTSRGRTVNIKSASWKVLRCSGHIHTAYCVEKGEFVGKNMCSTYLVLICESIPHPANIEAPLDSRTFLSRHTLDMRFTYCDDRITDLLGFHPVDLLQHSVYEYYHALDSDHMTKAHHNLFVKGQVCTGLYRLLAKAGGFVWAETQATVIYNSKHSQPQCVVCVNYILSGIEQPKQIMSLQQTNSTKIKQEEEDETEMVKDDKIESAADEVTMGGLKDKRKEGDEKEEECVEAELTPSVLHDSLKGEPETLTDPAVGHTVLTLDINSTDSAISVLTDIPLYNDVMFPSSSVLLPLSPLSPPDDALFSTLHDADTSTAQLESDSLPFPQSSALDSSRSHNFTADLPMVSGLSNQLKADHVERLFSMDIESKRPFNTQAVGLDLEMLAPYIPMDDDFQLRTLSPAESVCSSPGSAFELMPSSSTKTTLSVPTTPSESVCCDAAQKSSGTPEQTSSRVFIQDSDISSTCDTNPKLLKRKLETITLSEAIRLGSVLQVVADLPEKKVRKSDTASSGGLHHATILLLPSDVASRLMSRSSEGGVISVPLPQLTRYDCEVNAPVAGRQHLLKGEELLCALDLVI from the exons GTCTGTCAAAGAAAGCAAAGGAAGAGCACACAGACAGAAGTTTTCTGTTGAGGATGAAATGTACACTGACAAGCAGAGGGCGCACTGTCAACATCAAATCTGCCTCCTGGAAG GTTTTGCGCTGTTCGGGCCACATCCACACAGCATATTGTGTTGAGAAGGGCGAGTTTGTGGGAAAAAATATGTGTTCAACATACCTGGTGTTGATCTGTGAGTCTATTCCCCACCCGGCAAACATTGAGGCACCTCTGGATTCTAGAACATTCCTCAGTCGCCACACTTTGGATATGCGCTTCACCTATTGTGATGACAG gatCACAGATTTGTTGGGATTTCATCCAGTGGATCTGTTGCAACATTCTGTGTATGAGTACTATCACGCCTTGGATTCTGACCATATGACCAAAGCACACCACAACC TGTTTGTGAAGGGGCAGGTATGTACAGGATTGTACCGTCTACTGGCTAAAGCAGGAGGCTTCGTTTGGGCAGAAACTCAGGCCACTGTGATCTATAACAGTAAACACTCCCAGCCACAGTGTGTGGTCTGTGTCAACTATATCCTCAG TGGCATAGAACAACCCAAACAAATCATGTCGCTACAACAGACCAacagtacaaaaataaaacaggaaGAGGAAGATGAGACAGAAATGGTGAAAGATGACAAGATAGAATCTGCTGCGGATGAAGTAACCATGGGAGGGCTAAAAGACAAGAGAAAAGAGGGGGATGAGAAGGAAGAGGAGTGTGTGGAAGCAGAGCTAACACCTTCAGTGCTACATGACAGTCTGAAGGGGGAGCCAGAGACACTGACAGACCCTGCAGTAGGACACACCGTCCTCACACTGGATATTAACAGCACAG ACTCAGCGATCTCTGTGTTGACGGATATTCCTCTCTACAATGATGTCATGTTTCCCTCCTCCAGTGTTCTACTGCCCCTCTCACCCCTCTCTCCTCCTGATGATGCTCTGTTCTCCACCCTACATGATGCTGACACCTCCACAGCTCAGCTAGAGTCTGACAGCCTCCCCTTCCCACAGTCATCTGCTCTTGACTCATCCAGATCCCACAATTTTACA gCTGATCTCCCCATGGTTTCAGGATTAAGTAACCAGCTAAAAGCGGATCATGTGGAGAGACTCTTTTCCATGGATATTGAGTCTAAGAGACCCTTTAATACACAG GCTGTGGGTTTGGATCTGGAGATGTTAGCGCCATACATTCCCATGGATGATGATTTCCAGCTTCGGACTCTTTCTCCGGCTGAGTCTGTGTGTTCCAGCCCAGGTTCAGCTTTTGAATTGATGCCCTCCAGCAGCACAAAAACTACCCTTTCTGTCCCAACAACCCCATCAGAATCAGTGTGTTGTGATGCGGCTCAGAAGAGCTCTGGAACCCCAGAACAGACCAGTAGCAG AGTATTTATTCAAGACAGTGATATTTCTTCTACATGTGATACCAACCCAAAGCTGCTCAAGAGGAAACTTGAGACCATAACTCTCTCTGAAGCAATAAGGCTG GGGTCTGTGCTGCAGGTTGTGGCTGATTTACCAGAGAAAAAGGTCAGAAAGTCAGACACTGCATCATCAGGAGGTCTCCATCATGCCACGATACTTCTGCTGCCATCTG ATGTTGCAAGTAGGTTAATGAGCAGATCGTCAGAGGGCGGGGTGATATCTGTGCCCCTCCCCCAGCTTACCCGTTACGACTGTGAAGTTAACGCACCTGTGGCTGGGCGGCAACACCTGCTTAAGGGGGAGGAGCTACTCTGTGCCTTGGACCTAGTTATTTGA